The DNA region TAGACAAAATTTAAAGTATACATGTACtctcaattattttctttatacaggCCCAATACAGTCTTGTTTCCTGTTGTAATCTAAAACTTGTAtttcttcaatgtttttgtgCTGCAGTCAGGGAATTTTTAGCATTACCCACCTTGGCTTCACCAACCAACTTGTACAAATTTCGTTTCATGATTTCCTCTAGTATCATTCTTGCGTCGTTCAaactaaccactgcgccactgtcCAGCCCACTATCGTCCAACGCCCATATTCTTTCAGTTACTTGATCTATTGAGAAACCACAAAAATGGAGGGagacaaaacagtttaaacagttcaaactaaaaagaaaaccttaagTCCTTcacaaatttgaaaacaaatcatGAAACAGTTTAAAAGAGAGAGTATAGTggaattaagtaaataaaaaaataaagaaagaaatcacCAAGTATTCCAGTTATATTATAAAGTATAGCAGTAATTTGATTCAAAACTTTAGCAAGAGCTCAATAAAAGTTTAGTACATAAATCTCCTCCAATTCAATTCCTTCTGTGGTTATGTCAgcttattttatatacatttaagtCTGCAGCATTAGAGACATTGTGTTCATTTTAAGTTGGTATCCTCTCACCTGTCAGTTTGGTGTAGGCCACCATGTCATCTTTTGCAGCAGAAAGAGTTAACAGGTCTCCATCTTTGCCCTTAATCTTAATGTGTTCATTTGCCTTTAAGAGAGCATCTTTGATCCTGTAATGAAGGATAATATGATTTACCTTACAGTTGATGCATCAAATGTTGTAGCAGccaaagctgtaaaaaaacatcactcaaaacagaaaacattttatagtACACCAAAGAACAGCATAATACCTACATTATTTGTACACTAGTGGTTACTTTATGCTGGCAGACTCGTCTGTAGAGAAGGTTCCTTGAATGGAACAAATTATAGAGATCCTCCACCtcctagaaaaaaacattccctaTAGTTTAGTAAAACAATATCCAATACATGTTTCTCTTTGTGTGCTAAAACAAACGTGAAGTCTGGGTCAAACACCTTGTCTCTTGAGCCGATGTGTTTTCTTGGATCTTTATCCACCTCTACCACTCTGGCAAACTTGAAGTAGCGCAGATGGTCAAAATTGTTCTTGATCCCAAGATGATGGCAGTCCCTCAGATTAGACACAGAAATGACAAGAAGAACATTAAATTAAACctctaaaatatttcaaaaatagcaAATGACTTCATGTAAAACTGGTAACTAGGTAGAGGTGAAAACTGTTGTAGTCTGAAGCAGGCTCTACCTGGCGAAGTAGTCAAACTTGTCCACATCGATCCCATTTAGCTTGTTTGACACAATTTCATAGAGGAAAGACT from Oryzias melastigma strain HK-1 unplaced genomic scaffold, ASM292280v2 sc03158, whole genome shotgun sequence includes:
- the LOC112140147 gene encoding deoxynucleoside triphosphate triphosphohydrolase SAMHD1-like, which produces VDWPYKGRKVEKSFLYEIVSNKLNGIDVDKFDYFARDCHHLGIKNNFDHLRYFKFARVVEVDKDPRKHIGSRDKEVEDLYNLFHSRNLLYRRVCQHKVTTSVQIMIKDALLKANEHIKIKGKDGDLLTLSAAKDDMVAYTKLTDQVTERIWALDDSGLDSGAVVSLNDARMILEEIMKRNLYKLVGEAKVRRLDKTIPKETIEKLEQELKEDLTKDEFDFKSGFLEVV